A window of the Procambarus clarkii isolate CNS0578487 chromosome 79, FALCON_Pclarkii_2.0, whole genome shotgun sequence genome harbors these coding sequences:
- the LOC138357663 gene encoding neurofilament heavy polypeptide-like, producing the protein MLWQPKIVCWNPEYRQSPEYRQSPEYRQNPGYCQSPEYRQSLEYRQNPEYRQSPEYRQSPEYCQNPEYRQNPEYRQNPEYRQNPEHRQSPSTARTPSTARTPSTARTPSTARTPSTARTPKYRQNPEYRQNPEYGQNPEYCHNPEYRQNPEYRQNPEHRQNPEYHQNPEYRQNPEYRQNPEYRQNPENRQNPEYRQNPEYLQNPEYRQNPEYRQNPEYCGTFGA; encoded by the exons atgttgtggcaacctaaaattgtttgctgg AACCCCGAGTATCGCCAGAGCCCCGAGTACCGACAGAGCCCCGAGTACCGCCAGAACCCCGGGTACTGCCAGAGCCCCGAGTACCGCCAGAGCCTCGAGTACCGCCAGAACCCCGAGTACCGCCAGAGCCCCGAGTACCGCCAGAGCCCCGAGTACTGCCAGAACCCCGAGTACCGCCAGAACCCCGAGTACCGCCAGAACCCCGAGTACCGCCAGAACCCCGAGCACCGCCAGAGCCCGAGTACCGCCAGAACCCCGAGTACCGCCAGAACCCCGAGTACCGCCAGAACCCCGAGTACCGCCAGAACCCCGAGTACCGCCAGAACCCCGAAGTACCGCCAGAACCCCGAGTACCGCCAGAACCCCGAGTACGGCCAGAACCCCGAGTACTGCCACAACCCCGAGTACCGCCAAAACCCCGAGTACCGCCAGAACCCCGAGCACCGCCAGAACCCCGAGTACCACCAGAACCCCGAGTACCGCCAGAACCCCGAGTACCGCCAGAACCCCGAGTACCGCCAGAACCCCGAGAACCGCCAGAACCCCGAGTACCGCCAGAACCCCGAGTACCTCCAGAACCCCGAGTACCGCCAGAACCCCGAGTATCGCCAGAACCCAGAgtattgtgggacatttggggcttga